A genome region from Thalassococcus arenae includes the following:
- a CDS encoding L,D-transpeptidase family protein, giving the protein MKPIRYILILALALTIAGCSKYKPYHGPEITQVVVNKGDRRMYLLHNEKVLKAYDIGLGFAPVGDKKIEGDGRTPEGNYVIDRRNYNSAFFLSIGISYPNEQDIAEALALGKSPGGDIFIHGRPNGVSRMNFRDTGPDWTAGCIAVTNREMREIYGMVRNGTPIQINP; this is encoded by the coding sequence ATGAAACCGATCCGGTACATCCTGATCCTGGCGCTGGCTTTGACCATCGCCGGGTGTTCCAAGTACAAACCCTATCACGGTCCCGAAATCACCCAGGTCGTCGTCAACAAGGGCGACCGGCGCATGTACTTGCTGCACAATGAAAAGGTGCTCAAGGCCTACGATATCGGGCTGGGCTTTGCGCCGGTGGGCGACAAGAAGATCGAAGGCGACGGGCGCACGCCCGAAGGCAATTACGTCATCGACAGGCGCAACTACAACAGCGCGTTCTTCCTGAGCATCGGGATTTCCTATCCCAACGAACAGGACATCGCCGAAGCGCTGGCACTGGGCAAAAGCCCGGGCGGAGACATCTTCATCCACGGGCGTCCGAACGGCGTGTCGCGGATGAACTTCCGCGATACCGGCCCGGACTGGACCGCCGGCTGCATCGCCGTGACCAATCGCGAGATGCGCGAGATCTATGGAATGGTCCGCAACGGGACGCCGATCCAGATCAACCCCTAG
- a CDS encoding class I SAM-dependent RNA methyltransferase — protein MNTFVIERLGHQGDGIAQGPVYVPGALPGEVVSGVPDGQILGTYRIETPSPDRVSPPCRHARSCGGCQLQHAADSFVEAWKQDVVGRALIAQGVQVDFRPCFTAEPQSRRRASFAARRTKKGALVGFHQKASDIVVAVPDCLLITPALRKALPMVERLAVLGASRKHALSVQITDTAGGLDVAVSGGKPMDAALQSALADLARDHDLARLFWDGEGLTRRPPHVDFGGITVVPPPGAFLQATADGEATLRNDVLEIVDGARHVVDLFAGCGTFALPVARSSAVHAVEGDKAMLVALDAGWRQGTGLRKVTHQARDLFRNPLLPDELARFDAAIIDPPRAGAEAQTAALARARIPRIAFVSCNPVSFARDAATLTKAGYRLNWVRVVDQFRWSTHVELVAAFQLED, from the coding sequence ATGAACACCTTTGTCATTGAACGCCTGGGCCATCAAGGCGACGGCATCGCCCAGGGGCCGGTCTATGTTCCTGGCGCCTTGCCGGGCGAAGTCGTGTCCGGTGTCCCGGACGGGCAGATCTTGGGCACCTATCGCATCGAGACCCCGTCACCCGACCGGGTTTCGCCGCCCTGCCGTCATGCACGGTCATGCGGCGGTTGCCAGCTGCAGCATGCCGCCGACAGCTTTGTCGAGGCATGGAAACAGGACGTGGTCGGTCGCGCCCTGATCGCACAGGGCGTTCAGGTGGATTTTCGACCCTGTTTCACCGCGGAACCGCAATCGCGCCGCCGTGCATCCTTTGCCGCGCGGCGCACGAAAAAGGGCGCCCTGGTCGGGTTCCACCAGAAAGCCTCGGACATCGTGGTCGCCGTTCCCGACTGCCTGTTGATCACGCCCGCGCTGCGCAAGGCGCTGCCGATGGTCGAAAGGCTGGCCGTTCTGGGCGCCAGCCGCAAACACGCGCTGTCGGTGCAGATCACCGATACGGCGGGCGGGCTGGACGTTGCCGTCAGCGGCGGCAAGCCGATGGACGCGGCCCTTCAGTCGGCGCTGGCGGACCTGGCGCGCGATCACGACCTCGCCCGGCTGTTCTGGGATGGCGAAGGGCTGACCCGCCGGCCGCCGCATGTCGATTTCGGCGGAATCACCGTGGTGCCGCCCCCAGGCGCGTTTCTGCAGGCCACCGCCGATGGCGAGGCGACGCTGCGCAACGACGTTCTGGAAATCGTCGATGGCGCGCGGCACGTGGTCGACCTGTTCGCCGGTTGCGGCACATTCGCCCTGCCCGTGGCGCGTTCCAGCGCGGTGCATGCGGTCGAGGGCGACAAGGCCATGCTGGTGGCGCTGGATGCCGGCTGGAGGCAAGGCACCGGCTTGCGCAAGGTCACGCACCAGGCGCGCGATCTGTTCCGCAATCCGCTGTTGCCCGACGAACTGGCGCGCTTCGACGCCGCGATCATCGATCCGCCCCGCGCCGGGGCCGAGGCGCAGACCGCCGCCCTGGCGCGCGCGCGCATCCCGCGGATCGCGTTCGTGTCGTGCAATCCGGTCAGCTTTGCCCGCGATGCGGCGACGCTGACCAAGGCCGGTTACCGCCTGAATTGGGTCCGGGTGGTTGACCAATTCCGCTGGTCGACCCATGTGGAACTCGTCGCCGCATTCCAGCTCGAGGATTGA
- a CDS encoding MarR family winged helix-turn-helix transcriptional regulator yields the protein MSDANALAISLVSELLTADQLLRNRLTRVLPNRMEISHFSVLNHLAGVGAERTPAQLARSFHVTRGAITNTLGKLELAGYVHIRPDWDDARRKLVAISPAGMAARDAALAAITPVIAGVVGELGKDKVRAALPVLRELRLRMEEG from the coding sequence ATGTCCGATGCCAATGCCCTTGCCATCTCGCTTGTCAGCGAGCTTCTGACCGCCGATCAGCTGCTGCGGAACCGACTGACCCGGGTGCTGCCGAACCGGATGGAGATCTCGCATTTCTCGGTGCTGAACCACCTGGCCGGGGTTGGGGCGGAACGCACGCCCGCGCAGCTGGCACGCAGTTTCCACGTCACCCGCGGCGCGATCACCAACACGCTGGGCAAGCTGGAACTGGCCGGCTACGTGCATATCCGCCCCGACTGGGACGACGCGCGGCGCAAGCTGGTGGCGATCAGCCCCGCCGGCATGGCCGCCCGCGATGCCGCGCTGGCCGCGATCACCCCGGTCATCGCCGGGGTGGTGGGCGAGCTGGGCAAGGACAAGGTGCGCGCGGCACTGCCGGTGTTGCGCGAATTGCGGTTGCGCATGGAAGAGGGCTAG
- a CDS encoding ferrochelatase, translating into MKKLALAAVLAGAASTAMAGSMGSAAKDDVVMEPVVVVEEAAQSSSSAGILIPLALLVLIAAAAANN; encoded by the coding sequence ATGAAGAAACTCGCTCTCGCCGCTGTGCTTGCTGGTGCTGCATCGACCGCGATGGCTGGCTCGATGGGCTCGGCTGCCAAGGACGACGTGGTCATGGAACCGGTTGTTGTCGTCGAAGAAGCTGCACAAAGCTCGTCGTCGGCCGGCATCCTGATCCCGCTGGCCCTGCTGGTGCTGATCGCTGCCGCTGCAGCCAACAACTAA
- a CDS encoding methyltransferase domain-containing protein codes for MTQPPRLTDPDALARNRNRATARFLQELARDEAQDRLAMVNRSFTAPAVVTPFADVWQGALPDARIVTDGAVLDLAEAAHDVVIHSLALHWADDPVGQLIQCRRALRPDGLLIALTLGGQTLQELRATLGQAEIEATGGLSPRVAPMAEIRDLGGLLQRAGLALPVADSLPLTVSYETPLHLMRDLRAMGETNALQARLRRPTRRAVLLRAADLYAATYAGDDGRVRATFELITLTGWSPDASQPQPLRPGSAATRLADALKTTETPLKD; via the coding sequence ATGACACAACCGCCCCGCCTGACCGACCCCGACGCGCTGGCGCGCAACCGAAACCGGGCCACTGCGCGGTTCCTGCAGGAACTCGCGCGCGACGAGGCGCAGGATCGTCTGGCGATGGTTAACAGGTCCTTTACGGCGCCTGCCGTGGTGACGCCCTTCGCCGATGTCTGGCAGGGCGCCTTGCCCGATGCGCGGATCGTGACGGACGGCGCCGTCCTGGATCTGGCCGAAGCCGCCCACGACGTGGTGATCCACAGCCTTGCTCTGCATTGGGCCGACGATCCGGTCGGCCAGTTGATCCAGTGCCGCCGCGCGTTGCGCCCCGACGGGCTGCTGATCGCGCTGACGCTGGGCGGCCAGACCCTGCAGGAATTGCGCGCGACCCTCGGCCAGGCCGAAATCGAGGCGACCGGCGGCCTGTCGCCCCGTGTCGCGCCGATGGCCGAGATCCGCGATCTGGGCGGATTGCTGCAGCGCGCAGGCCTTGCCCTGCCGGTGGCCGACAGCCTGCCGCTGACGGTGTCCTACGAGACGCCGCTGCACCTGATGCGCGACCTGCGCGCGATGGGCGAGACCAACGCCCTGCAGGCCCGGCTGCGCCGCCCGACCCGCCGCGCGGTGCTGTTGCGGGCCGCCGATCTTTACGCGGCGACCTATGCCGGCGATGACGGTCGCGTGCGGGCGACCTTCGAACTGATCACCCTGACCGGCTGGTCGCCGGACGCCAGCCAGCCGCAGCCGCTGCGCCCCGGTTCGGCCGCCACGCGGCTGGCCGACGCGCTGAAGACGACCGAGACACCGCTCAAGGATTGA
- a CDS encoding ion transporter, with the protein MDLRTQIASFLDRPAVRYGIIAVIVVNAILLGMETSQSLMARFGPIILALDSACLAIFVTEIGAKLYAYRARFFRDGWNLFDLAVVGIALVPDSHGFSVLRAMRILRALRVVSVAPRLRRVVEGFVNALPGMASVFLLMALIFYIAAVMATKLFAASFPDWFGTLGLSAYTLFQIMTLESWSMGIVRPVMETYPFAWAFFVPFIMVTTFAVVNLIVGLIVNSMQDAHEREDGERTDAYRDEVLKRLDAIEARLEARLEARLAARDLPKM; encoded by the coding sequence ATGGATCTCCGCACCCAGATTGCGTCTTTTCTGGACCGTCCCGCCGTGCGCTACGGCATCATCGCGGTGATCGTCGTCAACGCGATCTTGCTGGGGATGGAAACGTCGCAGTCTCTGATGGCGCGCTTCGGGCCGATCATCCTGGCGCTGGACAGCGCCTGTCTGGCGATCTTCGTGACCGAAATCGGCGCCAAGCTCTATGCCTATCGCGCGCGCTTTTTCCGCGACGGCTGGAACCTGTTCGACCTTGCCGTCGTGGGCATCGCGCTGGTGCCCGATTCCCACGGGTTTTCGGTGCTGCGGGCGATGCGGATCCTGCGGGCGCTGCGCGTGGTCTCGGTCGCGCCGCGCCTGCGCCGCGTGGTCGAGGGCTTCGTCAATGCGCTGCCGGGAATGGCCAGCGTGTTTCTTCTTATGGCGCTGATCTTCTACATCGCCGCGGTCATGGCGACCAAACTGTTCGCAGCGTCGTTTCCCGACTGGTTCGGCACGTTGGGCCTGTCGGCCTATACGCTGTTCCAGATCATGACGCTGGAAAGCTGGTCGATGGGCATCGTGCGCCCGGTGATGGAGACCTATCCCTTCGCCTGGGCCTTTTTCGTGCCGTTCATCATGGTCACCACCTTCGCGGTGGTGAACCTGATCGTCGGCCTGATCGTGAATTCGATGCAGGACGCGCACGAAAGGGAAGACGGCGAACGCACCGATGCCTATCGCGACGAGGTGCTCAAGCGGCTCGACGCCATCGAAGCCCGCCTGGAGGCAAGGCTGGAAGCCCGGCTGGCGGCCCGCGATCTGCCGAAAATGTGA
- a CDS encoding L,D-transpeptidase: MKKPAAFRMDRRAFLAGTAAVIGTSALAQNVNGDETVEIERDISRVVRRNVSSFRTLDWQPYFTSLNNGAILVDIDSRALHYWEESGRYHLYPSSVPLTEDLTRRGRTQVTLKDPSPDWRPTPAMKIRNPEWPDYVPPGPDNPLGTRALHLSWQYYRIHGTHDTRKIGRRSSNGCIGLYNEHIEELYEMAQVGTQVLLI, from the coding sequence ATGAAGAAACCGGCAGCTTTCCGTATGGATCGCCGCGCCTTTCTGGCCGGAACGGCGGCGGTGATCGGCACGTCCGCGCTGGCGCAGAACGTGAACGGCGACGAAACCGTTGAAATCGAACGCGACATCAGCCGCGTCGTGCGTCGCAACGTATCCAGCTTTCGCACGCTGGACTGGCAGCCCTATTTCACCTCGCTGAACAACGGCGCGATCCTGGTCGATATCGACAGCCGCGCTTTGCACTACTGGGAGGAATCGGGCCGCTATCACCTGTATCCATCGTCGGTCCCGCTGACCGAAGACCTGACGCGGCGCGGCCGCACGCAGGTCACGCTGAAGGATCCCAGCCCCGATTGGCGGCCGACCCCGGCGATGAAGATCCGCAATCCCGAATGGCCGGACTACGTGCCTCCGGGCCCCGACAACCCGCTGGGCACCCGCGCGCTGCACCTCAGCTGGCAGTATTATCGCATCCACGGAACCCACGACACGCGCAAGATCGGGCGCCGGTCGTCGAACGGCTGCATCGGGCTCTACAACGAGCATATCGAAGAGCTGTACGAGATGGCGCAGGTCGGAACGCAAGTGTTGCTTATTTGA
- a CDS encoding AAA family ATPase — protein MKRVMILGQPGSGKSTLARQIGDRTGLPVVHVDRIHHLPGWGERPRAEKIAMALAEQAKPEWVFEGGLSATYEDRFARADTVIFLDLPLRLRLRRVVWRTLRYLGRTRPDMQDNCPERFSVEFFKWIWDTRHTGRRKPLALLARDAPDKCRWHLRSPAEIDVFLATLDGAEKSGQETGHEHLCH, from the coding sequence ATGAAGCGGGTGATGATCCTGGGCCAGCCGGGCTCGGGCAAGTCGACACTGGCGCGGCAGATCGGTGACAGGACGGGCTTGCCGGTGGTGCATGTCGACCGCATCCACCATCTGCCCGGCTGGGGTGAACGACCGCGCGCCGAAAAGATCGCGATGGCGCTGGCCGAACAGGCCAAACCGGAATGGGTCTTCGAAGGCGGCTTGTCTGCGACCTACGAAGATCGGTTCGCCCGCGCCGATACGGTGATCTTTCTGGACCTGCCGCTGAGGCTGCGCCTGCGTCGCGTGGTTTGGCGGACGCTGCGCTATCTCGGGCGCACCCGACCCGACATGCAGGACAACTGCCCCGAGCGGTTCAGCGTGGAATTCTTCAAATGGATCTGGGACACGCGGCATACCGGGCGTCGCAAGCCGCTGGCGCTTCTGGCGCGCGATGCGCCGGACAAATGCCGGTGGCATCTGCGCAGTCCAGCCGAGATCGACGTGTTTCTCGCCACGCTCGACGGCGCCGAAAAAAGCGGGCAAGAGACGGGGCATGAACACCTTTGTCATTGA
- the grxC gene encoding glutaredoxin 3 — MQPVELYTSPLCGYCHAAKRLLTQKGVKFSEIDVLAEPARRAEMMQRAHGRHTVPQIFIGTTHVGGFDDLAALERAGKLDPLLQG, encoded by the coding sequence ATGCAACCCGTTGAGCTCTATACCTCGCCGCTTTGCGGCTATTGCCATGCGGCCAAGCGGCTGCTGACCCAGAAGGGCGTCAAGTTTTCCGAAATCGACGTGCTGGCCGAACCCGCGCGCCGCGCCGAGATGATGCAGCGCGCCCATGGCCGCCATACCGTGCCGCAGATCTTCATCGGAACGACCCATGTCGGCGGGTTCGACGACCTGGCAGCGCTGGAACGGGCGGGCAAGCTCGACCCGCTGCTGCAGGGCTGA
- the hemH gene encoding ferrochelatase translates to MLDATKTAVRPVHAPADHPKVAGEKVGILLANLGTPDNYDYWSMRRYLNEFLSDRRVIDYSPWLWQPLLQLVILSKRPFSSGEAYKSIWNEEAGESPLMTITKDQVAKVTKQMTDRYGDNVMVDFCMRYGNPSTKSKVREMVKAGCRKILFFPLYPHYAGATSATANDQFFRALMEEKWQPTVRTVDPYFEHPKYIEALAQSIERAYAQMDTRPDILVCSYHGVPKRYLMEGDPYHCQCQKTTRLLKERLGWKDTDITTTFQSRFGPEEWLKPYTVDEVARLAEEDGKKNIAVCAPAFSADCIETLEEINEEIKESFEEAGGEHFTYIPCLNDDDAHIEALCAVIDDNLDGWLR, encoded by the coding sequence ATGTTGGATGCCACCAAGACCGCCGTGCGGCCCGTTCATGCCCCAGCCGACCACCCCAAGGTGGCCGGTGAAAAGGTGGGCATCCTGCTGGCGAACCTGGGCACGCCGGACAATTACGACTATTGGTCGATGCGGCGCTATCTGAACGAATTCCTGTCCGACCGCCGGGTGATCGACTATTCGCCCTGGTTGTGGCAGCCGCTGCTGCAGCTGGTGATCCTGTCGAAACGCCCGTTCAGTTCGGGCGAGGCCTACAAGTCGATCTGGAACGAGGAGGCGGGCGAAAGCCCGTTGATGACGATCACCAAGGATCAGGTCGCCAAGGTCACGAAACAGATGACCGACCGCTATGGCGACAACGTGATGGTCGATTTCTGCATGCGGTACGGCAACCCGTCGACCAAGTCCAAGGTCCGCGAGATGGTCAAGGCCGGGTGCCGCAAGATCCTGTTCTTCCCGCTGTACCCGCACTATGCCGGCGCCACGTCGGCCACCGCGAACGACCAGTTCTTTCGCGCCTTGATGGAAGAAAAGTGGCAGCCGACGGTGCGCACCGTCGATCCCTATTTCGAGCATCCGAAATACATCGAGGCCCTGGCCCAGTCAATCGAGCGCGCCTATGCGCAGATGGATACCCGTCCCGACATCCTGGTGTGTTCCTATCACGGCGTGCCCAAGCGATACCTGATGGAGGGCGACCCCTACCATTGCCAGTGCCAGAAGACGACGCGCCTGCTCAAGGAACGGCTGGGCTGGAAGGATACCGACATCACAACCACCTTCCAGAGCAGGTTCGGCCCCGAGGAATGGCTCAAGCCCTATACGGTGGACGAAGTGGCGCGGCTGGCCGAAGAGGACGGGAAAAAGAACATCGCCGTCTGCGCCCCGGCCTTTTCAGCCGATTGCATCGAGACGCTGGAAGAGATCAACGAAGAGATCAAGGAAAGCTTCGAGGAAGCGGGCGGCGAACACTTCACCTACATCCCCTGCCTCAATGACGACGATGCCCATATCGAGGCGTTGTGCGCCGTGATCGACGACAACCTGGACGGCTGGCTGCGCTGA
- a CDS encoding carbon-nitrogen hydrolase family protein, with translation MRAALLQLTSSDDPSENLETLRAMLRRAASDGAQIALTPEVSNCVSMDRAHQAEVLRSEAEDTVLAGLRDEAARLGLWVLAGSLALRSEPPETRFVNRSLLIDAAGGIVARYDKMHMFDVQVDQTETYRESSGYAPGSRAVVADTPFGRLGLTICYDLRFAYLYRALAQAGAQVLCVPSAFSPGTGPAHWEVLLRARAIETGCYVLAPAQTGTHAARSGRQRLTYGHSLAVAPWGAVIADAGTAPGVTMLDLDLAEVDKVRAKIPSLRHDRTFEGP, from the coding sequence ATGCGCGCGGCACTGCTGCAACTGACGTCATCGGACGACCCGTCCGAGAACCTCGAGACCCTGCGCGCCATGCTGCGCCGGGCCGCGTCGGACGGCGCACAGATCGCGCTGACCCCCGAGGTCAGCAATTGCGTGTCGATGGATCGGGCGCACCAGGCGGAAGTGCTGCGGTCCGAGGCCGAGGATACCGTTCTCGCCGGTCTGCGTGACGAAGCGGCGCGGCTGGGCCTGTGGGTGCTGGCCGGATCGCTGGCGCTCAGGTCCGAACCGCCCGAGACGCGCTTCGTCAACCGATCGCTGCTGATCGACGCCGCGGGCGGGATCGTGGCGCGCTACGACAAGATGCACATGTTCGACGTGCAAGTCGATCAGACCGAAACCTATCGCGAATCCTCCGGCTATGCGCCGGGATCGCGCGCCGTCGTGGCCGACACGCCGTTCGGGCGGCTGGGCCTGACAATCTGCTATGACCTGCGTTTCGCCTATCTCTACCGCGCCTTGGCGCAGGCGGGGGCGCAGGTGCTGTGTGTGCCGTCGGCGTTTTCGCCCGGCACCGGCCCCGCGCATTGGGAGGTGCTGCTGCGCGCCCGCGCGATCGAGACCGGGTGTTACGTGCTTGCCCCCGCGCAGACCGGGACACATGCGGCCCGTTCGGGTCGCCAGCGCCTGACATATGGGCATTCGCTGGCCGTGGCGCCCTGGGGCGCGGTCATCGCCGATGCCGGGACCGCGCCGGGGGTCACGATGCTTGACCTGGACCTGGCCGAGGTGGACAAGGTTCGGGCCAAGATCCCGTCGCTGCGCCACGACCGCACCTTCGAGGGGCCCTGA
- a CDS encoding ABC transporter ATP-binding protein has protein sequence MKLSNWIDPFAHADGPPPRHLTPFLRWVLRGTGPALTAAGAISIVAGIVEVMAALVLGWVVDAALNAPPENVFSHNLGTLGFALAFFLLARPVFFGGNALMQNIVVAPNVLNLVLQRLHRFTLGQSVTFFDNDFAGRIAQKEMQTARALTDVVVETLQTVLFALASVIGAVLLLGTVDGRIAAGLVVWLVVYFGIIRYYMPRVRKLSTARAAARANVTGQIVDTVSNIKTVKLFAHADHEDRAALGAMSRLRDRTLDYGRVSVAFRFWLMALAGVLPVLLVGGALWYWSRGMISAGDIAATGAVSLRLAQMTGWVSFTLMGLYANLGEVEDGIRTLTPAHALVDAPGATELAITRAQVEFSGVSFAYGREKGGVQDIGLTIAPGEKLGIVGASGAGKSTLVALLLRLYDTEKGAVLIDGQDVRDVTQESLRRQIGMVTQETAMFNRSALDNIRYGRPDATDDAVFEAARQAEAHEFILDLRDFAGRTGYDAHLGERGVKLSGGQRQRIALARALLKDAPILVLDEATSALDSEVEASIQAALERVMRGKTVLAIAHRLSTLSSMDRIVVLDAGRIVETGTHAELLARGGLYARYWNRQSGGFIDPKAAAE, from the coding sequence ATGAAATTGTCGAACTGGATCGATCCGTTTGCCCATGCGGACGGGCCGCCGCCGCGGCACCTGACCCCGTTCCTGCGCTGGGTTCTGCGGGGAACCGGTCCGGCGCTGACGGCGGCGGGCGCGATTTCGATCGTCGCCGGGATCGTCGAAGTGATGGCCGCGCTTGTTTTGGGCTGGGTGGTGGACGCCGCGCTGAACGCACCGCCCGAGAACGTCTTTTCCCACAATCTCGGCACGCTGGGTTTCGCCCTGGCCTTCTTTCTGCTGGCGCGGCCGGTCTTTTTCGGCGGCAACGCGCTGATGCAGAATATCGTCGTGGCGCCGAACGTGCTGAACCTCGTTCTTCAACGCCTGCACCGCTTTACGCTGGGCCAGTCCGTGACCTTCTTCGACAACGATTTCGCCGGACGCATCGCGCAGAAGGAAATGCAGACCGCCCGCGCCCTGACGGACGTGGTGGTCGAGACGCTGCAGACCGTGCTGTTCGCGCTGGCCTCGGTGATCGGGGCGGTGCTGCTTCTGGGCACGGTGGACGGGCGCATCGCTGCGGGGCTGGTGGTCTGGCTGGTCGTGTATTTCGGGATCATCCGGTATTACATGCCGCGAGTGCGCAAGCTGTCGACAGCCCGGGCTGCGGCGCGGGCAAACGTCACCGGCCAGATCGTCGACACGGTCAGCAATATCAAGACGGTCAAGCTGTTCGCCCATGCCGATCACGAGGACCGCGCGGCGCTTGGCGCCATGTCCCGGCTGCGTGACCGGACGCTGGACTACGGCCGGGTGTCCGTCGCATTCCGATTCTGGCTGATGGCGCTGGCCGGGGTGCTGCCGGTCCTGCTGGTGGGCGGGGCGCTGTGGTATTGGTCGCGCGGGATGATCAGCGCGGGCGACATCGCGGCGACCGGCGCCGTCAGCTTGCGCCTTGCCCAGATGACAGGATGGGTGTCGTTCACGCTGATGGGGCTCTACGCCAATCTGGGCGAGGTCGAGGACGGCATCCGCACCCTGACGCCCGCGCATGCGCTGGTCGACGCGCCGGGTGCGACCGAACTGGCCATTACTCGGGCCCAGGTGGAATTCAGCGGCGTCAGCTTTGCCTATGGCCGCGAAAAGGGCGGCGTTCAGGATATCGGACTGACCATCGCCCCGGGTGAAAAGCTGGGCATCGTCGGCGCGTCCGGTGCGGGGAAATCGACACTGGTCGCCCTGCTCTTGCGTCTCTACGACACCGAAAAAGGCGCTGTCCTGATCGATGGCCAGGACGTGCGCGACGTGACCCAGGAAAGCCTGCGGCGCCAGATCGGCATGGTCACGCAGGAAACCGCGATGTTCAACCGATCGGCGCTGGACAACATCCGCTATGGCCGTCCCGATGCAACCGACGACGCGGTGTTCGAGGCCGCACGCCAGGCCGAGGCGCACGAGTTCATCCTCGACCTGCGGGATTTCGCCGGACGCACGGGGTACGACGCGCATCTGGGCGAACGGGGTGTCAAGCTGTCGGGCGGCCAGCGGCAGCGCATCGCGCTGGCACGGGCGCTGCTCAAGGACGCGCCGATCCTCGTGCTGGACGAGGCGACCAGCGCGCTTGACAGCGAGGTCGAGGCATCGATCCAGGCGGCTCTTGAACGGGTGATGCGCGGCAAGACGGTGCTGGCAATCGCGCATCGGCTGTCGACCTTGTCCTCGATGGACCGGATCGTGGTGCTCGACGCGGGCCGCATCGTGGAAACCGGCACCCACGCCGAATTGCTGGCGCGCGGCGGGCTTTATGCGCGCTACTGGAACCGGCAGTCGGGCGGATTCATCGACCCCAAGGCGGCGGCGGAATGA
- a CDS encoding CAP domain-containing protein yields MKRLTILLVMSMLAVAACAPAPAPTTPTLGPDGKPLPKLYRIGVADSGRIQFRVLDSVNALRAASGQPAVELNSRLNAAAATHARDMALQNRPWHFGSDGSSPIDRVQRVGYTGRLIGETISETYETELETLGAWMEQEETRRIILDPAARDLGFSWHQEANGKIWWTMVLGAPDLAPTPGVVGGPA; encoded by the coding sequence ATGAAGCGTCTCACTATCCTGTTGGTCATGTCCATGCTGGCCGTCGCGGCCTGTGCCCCGGCGCCCGCGCCCACTACGCCTACCCTGGGTCCGGACGGAAAACCCCTGCCAAAGCTGTATCGCATCGGCGTCGCGGATTCCGGCCGCATCCAGTTTCGCGTTCTTGATTCGGTGAACGCGTTGCGGGCGGCGTCCGGACAGCCAGCGGTCGAACTGAATTCGCGTCTCAACGCCGCCGCCGCGACCCATGCGCGCGACATGGCGTTGCAGAACCGGCCCTGGCATTTCGGATCGGACGGGTCGTCGCCGATCGATCGCGTGCAGCGCGTCGGGTATACCGGCCGCCTGATCGGCGAAACGATCTCGGAGACCTACGAGACCGAGCTGGAAACGCTGGGTGCCTGGATGGAGCAGGAAGAAACCCGCCGCATCATCCTGGACCCCGCCGCACGCGACCTGGGTTTTTCCTGGCACCAGGAAGCCAACGGCAAGATCTGGTGGACGATGGTTCTGGGCGCACCCGACCTGGCGCCGACACCCGGCGTGGTCGGCGGGCCGGCCTGA
- a CDS encoding ComF family protein, producing the protein MQTLVQGLYPPRCLSCGGLVETDFGLCGACWRDTPFIAGLACDLCGVPLPGQSDRAEHCDDCLTTARPWAHGRAALSYEGKGRRLVLALKHGDRHDIARPAARWMARLVRPLVAPDTVVVPVPLHLRRLLSRRYNQSALLAQALGGELECRVIADALERSVRTPSLDGKSREDRFATLADALRPNPRRAGALAGHPVLIVDDVMTSGATLAAATEAALAAGASRVCVSVLARVAKRP; encoded by the coding sequence ATGCAAACGCTTGTGCAGGGTCTTTACCCGCCGCGCTGCCTGTCCTGCGGCGGGCTGGTGGAAACCGATTTCGGCCTGTGCGGCGCCTGCTGGCGCGATACGCCCTTCATCGCCGGGCTGGCCTGCGATTTGTGCGGCGTGCCGCTGCCCGGCCAATCCGACCGGGCGGAACATTGCGACGATTGCCTGACCACCGCCCGGCCCTGGGCGCATGGCCGCGCCGCGCTCAGCTACGAGGGCAAGGGGCGGCGGCTGGTGCTGGCGCTCAAGCATGGCGACCGCCACGACATCGCGCGCCCCGCGGCGCGCTGGATGGCGCGGCTGGTGCGCCCGCTGGTCGCGCCCGACACCGTCGTCGTGCCCGTGCCGCTGCATCTGCGGCGCTTGCTCAGCCGCCGCTACAACCAGTCGGCCCTGCTGGCGCAGGCACTGGGCGGCGAGCTGGAGTGCCGGGTGATCGCCGACGCGCTCGAACGCAGCGTGCGCACCCCCAGCCTGGACGGCAAAAGCCGCGAAGACCGGTTCGCCACGCTGGCCGACGCGCTGCGCCCCAATCCGCGCCGCGCGGGCGCGCTGGCCGGGCATCCGGTGCTGATCGTCGACGACGTGATGACCTCGGGCGCCACGCTGGCCGCCGCGACCGAAGCCGCGCTTGCCGCCGGTGCAAGCCGGGTTTGCGTCAGCGTGCTGGCGCGCGTTGCCAAGCGGCCCTAA